The genomic interval ctaattacttctaaaaaaaattaagttcaaattttttgaaataaaaaccggttcggttcggtttttcttaacaaaaaactggttcggttcggttttttaaattgaaaaaccGGTTCGATTCaattctaattttataaaatcagttcgaaaacagttcggttcttaAACCAGTTCAGTTCAAAACTAATTTGGTTCGGTTCGGTCCGGCAGTTTAGtttagtttttggtttttttgaacaccTCTAGTGTCAAGTAGCACACGTAAAAGACATGATCATGCAAGGATGTCAATTGATACCCGTAAGTGGAGATTATCCTATTTGGGGCCCTATGGAGGGAGAGTTTTCCCCTGCATGGATGGGGTGAGGGAGAAAGTCCCCCATAGTTGTTTAGGACATGGATCATATTTGTTGCCCCGTGGGGACCCATCTTCGAACACGTGTGtcaaatgaaattttaatacTACACGTTTTGTTGTTAGATGcattataaattatatgaatTCATGGTATGATTGATTATTTGAAGTAGAATTGAACTTTGGCGATTACTATTCATGGCATGATAATATTCTATTCTATATTAAGTAAATTGAAAATCCGTGAACATATCAATCAAGTACTTATATATTTGAGTATTGCATCTCATATCGTTTTAATTTAGTCATTTGTTTGACATTAAATGAAGTTAATGCAATAATtgacatatattatatataaataaataatgaatagtACCAATGAATGGTGACATTGTAACGAGCTTTATTAGTGACTTTAATAACCAAAGAGTCTCCATTGTTGATTTCCAAAGTGGGGCCGGGGTATTGCCCATTCACAGTGATAGTGTTGTGAGTTTTGCACAGCCTCTTCACTGGAGTTGCTTCaacctatatatataatatatattataatatatatatatatataactaactagatagagaaattaataataataattaagtaaagAACTTACTACAAATTCGTGGTTGTGAGTTTTGGCATTTGCTAAAGACAATGCGGAAGATAAGAGAACAAAAGTGGCTATGAAGATGAAAGAGCATTTGGCTTTGGTCATAATGTTTTTCATACCCTCCATCACTTACCATGCAATCACTTTACCTTTTAGTGTGTGAAAATGTTTCGAGTTATAAGGTTGCAATGCAAAATAAGGGTGGGAGAGACTTCTTTTATAGGGGGAGATTAGGGCCTTGTAATGCATATATAAgctatatataaatttatgcaATTAATTTGGCTGAACAAATTTTCAATTAGCCATATATCATCTATTGGTAAGTATTTGTCATACAAATATGAGgtaatttatgaaaaaaagaaaatatgaatagttTATGCAATTGCCACATATATTAATCGAGTAAAAGTATCATTTtagtatttgaaaatataaaatattgtcagTTTAATCTAtgacttaattaaaaaattcaaattaatttttaaattattaaaacttCAGGCAATTTAGTTGTTAcaatagtaaattatatatttcaatagATTTTACAATAgtaagttgtattttttttaaactattttaataattcgATTACTAATTTGAAGTTATTGTTAAGTTAAGACCAAAATGAAAATATTCACACTTTTAAGGATGGTGGTTTACTCCATATTAATTACTCACTTCCATATTATGCttttatttgacaaataaatccttcttttatttttttggaaaagtCTCCCGATTGTGTAATCATCAAGCCACTATGTACCACAGTTGtgaattgaaattgtaaaaaaatgagatatagttattttaaatttttaaaatggaaCTTTTATTTACTTTGttatctataaataattataatattttaaaattacttcAAAATTTCCCAATTCTATGGAATATCATCAATGCTACAAGATATGTTGAGTACATTAGACATCTAACATCTTAtggataaatttattttccaaaGAAAACTTATAAATAGAGACAGGATCCCTTTACATAGAAATTTGTGGATAAATTTATTCCTCAAAGAAAACTTATAAATAAGGATAGGATACATTGAGAGACATTCTATCCCAACTCCCAAGCCAGATGTTTTGGTTTTTCAAAAAACCGTTATTTCTGTGAAAACGAAAGCATCTTAAAACAATGAGCAGTTAAGAAGCTATAACTAATACACAAATTAACTTGGTAGAGTTTATTAAGGCTTCCGTTGATAGAGTTTCTTACGGCAGtaattaaaaagtttaatattgttagtatttATTTGAGTGTGAACATCGAATTCATGTatcttttatcattttattatgtAACTTTTCCACCTAACTCAACCTTATAGTTATATCTCCATTATCCTCGATATATAAGTTAAacgattttctatttttaaattgaaaatttcaaatggatttattttttatattttactttaatattgataaaatattttttattaaatactgAATACATAATTTTAGTTCTCATATCGGTGATAGAATGATGATTGAAGAATGAAGATGATATTTACTGCTAGCTCTTCGTTAGGAGTGTACTTACACACACTTCGATGATCAAGTAAGAATTTATTAGagaataagatattttttaagattaaatttcAATGTACTTTTATACCCCACAAGTCTCCATTATATATTAGATTCCTCTTGAGTTTTTAAAAGGTTTCCGTTATGATCGTTATCGGGGAAACTCGTGATTTTTTTATCACCCTCTAATGTAGAATGTGTGTCTTTCTAATCATAAAATGGTAATTGTCATCCGATAGTCGTAATCGCGGTAGAATAGTCATCAAGTGGCTCCAAATATGGATATAGATGAGTTATTGTGGGCATCATCAccggtatatatatatatatatatatatatatataattcttttaatcaaataattttcttatgaaaacatattttttacttaattttatatCTATGTTAAAGTTGTTTTGAATTTATTCGCTAATTTGAAATAAGTTTAATGTCTCAACAATTTTTATAtctatgtttttatttagatttaattgcacaataaaactaattttattattatttaaattttatactttttcttttatcaCATTCACTTAAACAATCTtccaattttcaaattaaactttttaGTCCTTTTTCTacatttattgtaattttagttcCAAACtagaattttgatttataaaatggtGATATTTAGTCCAAAATATGGTGATTCATAacctcaattataaatttgaaggTATATCACTGAATGGCTAAAGTCAACGGGTATATGGATTTTTGTTTAACGCTTACATCTGGATTAAGTTGGATTTACAAAttgaaaaactgaaaaattaggattttttttattattcaaatactactcattgaaaaaatattacactattgtcttattttttcaatttaagaGGAAATCGTTTTTCGGATAAGCGACtacctaaaataaatttttaaaaaattatttagtatatttttaaacGTTTGTATAAAGTaaacaaaatagttttttatttatataaaaaaaaataatgtttaaagATTATGTAttcacatcattaaaaaaaatgttaatatacataaaaaatataatcatatcTCAGTGTTAATGTTGTTAAGATATTTGGACATCATAgagaaatttattaaattgcATGCGCAAACTAAATTATACGTTATCAATACATAATCATCGACTCTTTACAAATAAGTCACACGTGTATTTAAAAGGTCATTACTTCTGCTGTTTAAGGTCATGCACACTAGACATGgcctaattttaatttaaaaaataagctTTCAAAATTGATCATCACTATATTGGAAAATCCAACAGTTTTGATCActcatattattttaaaaaaataatagtgataagatatgttttatttatcgtgacatataatacaataatattaaaaaattaatactcatgaaattataataaaatcttctaacaactttaattttaatttatgaaattatttatttttctaatttaattaataacatataaataaataatatgtataaataattttacatctACAAGTAGAAAAGTGAGTTTTTAATACCGTTAGTTAAGTCGTTTTAGTGCCACCAGACTTAACGAGTGAGACAGAAGTATATTTAAGTCGGTTGTCTGCGTAAACGAGTTAAGAAAATAAAGTGGTGTCAATGAAACGCTTTTAAAGTGGTGTAAATTTTGTATAACGATGTCATATTGATGACTAGTTTAAAGGCGAATGTAAAGAATATGAAAACACTTAGTGTTTTATCTTCCACCGTACTCACACAAacgatattttattttaccttaGTACGTACGCTTACTTAATTTTAAGAAATGATTATGGATCATAGTTGAACGAATACTAATTGTTTGAGTAAGTGTATAAGTGTGGATAAATTTTTACAAGTTACTTACAAAAAAACTTCATAAAAACCAAAGAAAATtgtattgttgttaatttttaaatggaaTCGATTACGTTTTGAAAGAAATAAGAAATCATTATGGAATTTGTCATAGTTATACAAAATAGATATGGTACGATGATTTGTTAAACATGACAAATCTATGAGTATGACTACTATATCatgttacatatgttgaacatcTTAACATATATAGTTGTTTCATGGATGCAAGTACGTAATTTTTTACacgttgttattgattgtatttttttatatttgtatgataaaaaattaaaattgttattgattgtatattttaatgtttacgataaaaaaaattaggattcagctgatattgattgtgtgtttttttttcttcagatatTTGATGACTCGAGATCAATTCACCCGGATCAAAGTAAAGAAGTTCGAAAACATTGTgtggattttattttgaaattaattgaagaaaatgatgatGTTAACatatgtctattgaatattgctacattgtaattttgtaattttgttaatgaatatctattttttttttttccgtctTGTCAAGATTAGTCGGAAATGGGATACATCTTATTtgtactctatattttttttgtataaatatgagatattgtgatattgtatattttgattattagatggttatataaaattgtgattgtaagtacaaaactcttatttgaaatttaatatgaaatattgTATGGATTAGGAGCatgaaaacaaaatgagaaatttatataaataaaaaataaaataaaaatattattttaactatatctaTTAAGTTTGGTCAAAATATCCGACTTAAAAAGACGATGTGTTGTcctgaatttatgatgtttaagtcggttaagctgaatcgacttaatatgatgaagctctgttaagtcggttcattAAACGAGTTAAAAAACATGTGTTTTTAAGTTGGTTGCTGTTAACTCATGCAcggaaccgacttaaaaagacaaaatatgtcaaatcattatttttttaagttaaaaaataatgatcaagaccatcaaatttttaaaattaggagACAAATGATCTGAATTGATGAGAATAAAGGATCAAAACAAGAGAAAATGAGAtgtcatattttgtttttaggcTTGACGAGGGTAAAGGGGCAAGAGACTTGGTTCTATTAAAATGATCTTGTTGTCAAGAGGAGATGGCTTTGATGGAGGTCGATTCATTAAGTGAGAGactatatcaattttatttagatCAATCATCTTGAATAAAACTGAAAGTCTTACGAGAAAACacgaaaaaaagaagaagaaaaaaaaaaagaaatttaatatatctttatttatagaTGCGTCGACGTATGATACTAATATAAAACCTGGATAGAAGTTCGTGCATAAAAATTGAtgcaatttataatattttttgggttcaattatataataataataataataataataataataataacatttttcaaaaaattatttaataataataactttaacaataaattttagtgAAATTATATTCCATTATAATTTCTAATATTAACATATTAACATGATGTGTTGAccctaattatttttaagagaTAAACTCcattctctttatttatttttttattaatcagaGGATAGATggttttaagtcattttttacCCAAAATCACTCAGGTACATCTTTCCCGTTTTTAATCTAAAGAAATGGTTTTTATATAGACTATATTTTTTTCTCGTGATTTAGTGTAGTGTTTGAGTTTTTCACGGAGAATAGGTACAAATGTGATTTACACTAATGCCTATAACTCCATCATGTTCAGAACGTGTCCAATAAGACAACCAAAGAAGCACTTTAAACCttcttaaaaacaattttttttatttaatagaaagACCTCagatatttttcaaatttttttatttaatagaaaaacccttaaaaaaatttatttaataaaaaagactcacattataatattcttaaaattaaaactgataaaatcttatataaattaaattatttaatactcttCTTCGTACGAGTAAATTGACTAATGAAAGATAGTAGGAATGaaagaaatattagttataaattgagaaatcataAGACAagtagcaaacatattactACCATGAGTTACTAGAGTGGTACAACGTATACACACggttttcttcttcaactaaataaaaaattttacattAGTTCTTGATGGTGCATTAGAACACTTaaaatgtcttattttttttttttttaaatatagataaaatagatttgaaaatgtcattaatttgtttaagaaattttctatagttattaaataaaattttaataatttatttattaacttttgaaAAAGATCTCGTCTAATAATTTCGCATTAGTCCTCATAACAGTATCTCAAATATAATTTCTGTTACAccccaatattttcatatatattatatatgtgtcttttagtaattttcgtaatttattatttaattaatattttattctatatgtgaagaaattaaattaaataattataattataatctttattttacttgaataattataatctttatttttatttagttgttTTGGTGTGACAATTACATTAGAGCGGTTTATGACATAATTATTTCCTCCGTTATTTTGTTTATtggattagtttcgataatcatgaaattgatgtgttagatatattggatttattttgttatgcgTGACCTGCAGTGATATTTTTgtcttacttgatttattttagttgatgaaaacattagttgaattatttagatCAGATAAGTATTCGACCTAGGAGATAGTAGAGTTAGTGAAAAtccttagttttatttatatattatatttaattaatttagtgtgacaataataaaataattgttcctttaatgtttaattatttgatgaagtatatttatattaatttattaattaattgttggtaaatttatattaatcaaAAGAGAGGGTGAAAATAACAtagtggtaaattttttttgagtgttttatacaaaataaaaaaagcaaaaTAATGAGGATGGGAATGAGAATGGAAAGTGCACGTGGAAAGTGCACGTACAATTCTCAACTGAAATTCAGCTAGTTCTAACTAGATGACTTAATTAGACCCAAGGCCCATCAAGTAAACTCCCACCAACtgaaattgtttatattttattaaataaattttaatttggcTCTTACAATATTTTTCACAAGAAATATCTGGGACAAACAAAATATTCcgttaatttttgaaattaaaaaatatctgaaattgtagattttttttaacttaaaaaaaatagaattctagaatctttacattttaaaaaaggtgaaatataattaaaattttcagaTAGAAAAGTAGTTTCAAGAAGCCACATGCGTTGTTGCGTTGGTTTCATATTTTACGGGTAACGGGTAACGGGTAACGGGTAACGTGAATACTGTTAGCCTACTACACTAAGGTCGGTgctaacttttttaaataaaatgttcaaatttatggtaggaaattttcaaaatataaacaatttcaaaatacatataaatttttttgccATCAATTGTTTGCCTCCATTTTTCGCTTATCACAACAATTTCATATGACTCAAGATCTGAATGTTCTATTCTAGTCTTAGTCTCATTAGCTCCATCAAATCCATCATTGTTTGAGTCAACACTATCTGCATTTGACTTTGGTCATTAGCCTTGTGTTTTTCACATTCTAAATCAGCTACCACTTCATCCTTGTGTGTTTGACTCCAATCCCATTGAGCTTCTTCTTCAAATACCATATCTCTATTTACAATGATCTTTTCTGCAGCATGATCATACAACCTATACCCCTTGAGTTTCTCTAAGCCCCAAAATGGAGCTTTGATACCACAATGTTAAGAATCAATCATGATGATAAAAAAGCTTGATGTATTATTCTAGAAAATATtagattatattattaataagggtattgtatatttttttattctcttgtatttatatttattgtaacCTTATCACACTatatattttgttcattttgatttatgAAATTCTAGTGGATTCTTTGTCTTCCTCCTCTCTTCATCTTCCTCCTTTCTATGTTTATCATTATTAACAGAAAAGCTAATTATTTAGAGTTTATGTGTTTATGGCTTATACTTGTACTTTATCATATTAGAGTGACATATGGTTTGCAGACTTTGATGTTTAaccatctattatatatatttaaaatacactCTGTTGCCACCTCATACTATTTCCTTCACATATATAAACATTTCTTACCTCGGCCAAAAAGAAAGCTGACGTGTACGTGTTAATAGAGATTTTCCTCTACTCagtttttaaatagtttttccaCAACTTATATACATCATccattattttatactatatctcctatttaaatattattttataacgtctactcaaatttttttaaattaatctcacattattatttcataacgtcacattattatttcataacgtttGACCAACATCTTTCACATTAATTCCACGTTACTActcaatacatttttttcttcggcattaatcaacttcacatttttagaatatataatattgaactTAATAACATGAAAAGTTTCTTCAACTTCTTCTGAATTGAGAGTACATATGTCTCTCTTGCTTACCTCTAAAATATATTTCgactatttatatttatatgtgtCTTTTTATTGTTGGGTGTGTTTACCATCTtctaaaaaaaaagagatttgtGATCATATTAAGAACAAGATTAAATagatttctaattaaataattaatcaattgATATTAAGAGCGTCTCTATTCAAGATTACCACAAAGAGATGACTAGCTATGAATTCAAGTATTTCTATaatcttaatatttttgataaatgCAGGTATTCTTAAAACCTTAATATTTCTTATAAATCAATATGTCGTAGATCCTAGAGTACTTAATCAATATTTATATGCGTTTTGTttacttataaaatatattttgactaTTTATACGTACCTTTTATTGTTGGGTGTGTTTGCTAACAACATTCGTCTAACAAGAGTACTTCTCTTCTATAAATTACATTGATAAAatcgaatatatatatattcgattttatcaatgtaatttattgatatatatatatatatattattgatataactacTATATCAATAATCATTTGACAATTGAGACGTAAaacttcatattaatttttttaaaattcacttaaattaataaattaaaatatacccGTGCAACGCGGAAGTTAGCATCTAATTATAATAATTCGACATTTGGCATCTTTCAGATAGAACATTTTGATCCGAATCGAATAATAAGAGTACATACAACATATACTACAAAACTTGCAATGTCTCCAATACATTGGTAACATAAACTAttgacaaaaatttataacatcaatttACCTAGTAAGACTTGTGACTATTAAGAGGGTATCTCAAGTTGGAACCATCTGACAATATATCCTTATTTCTAAACTCAATTTATCTCGATATAAAAAGGAAGCTGAAAATTGAGGAAGATACATAAAACAGAAAAGCTACCCAAATGCAGGGTAAGTAAAATAACTTccaaactaaataaaaattaagaccCTTATTGTTGGCCtagatgaatttttgagatTCTGATTATCCTAACATCGTGGCAAGTCTAATGGAGGGGGCTCTATGGATTGATATTTCCCAACTCCATCCTCTACCAATAGCACAGTGGCCAAACCCCAATTGATGTGAACATCCAAGTGACAATGCATAATCCAAGCACCTATAATACACACACAACATTAAACAAAGCCACTAATATAAGATCAAATATCAAATGATTTGCTATTTTATCAGTCTTTCTTTCACTATAATAGACATACACCGGAAAGTGAAAATTAGTTTTACTTTATCATCTAACAAGAGGTCATCATTTTCCATATCATACCATCAGTTTCAAAATATCCTTAAAAGTAAAGTGATGTagcaaaataaatgaaatatcattgtaaaacaaaattaaaaagaaaatatttttgtacCTGGGTTATCAGCAACAAACCGAATAACTGACCAACCATTAACAGGTACAGCAACTGTATTCCTCATAGGTGGATCAACAAGGTTGAATTTTGCAGTATCTTTCTTAGAATCAAAATTTCCAAATCCTTGAGCAACAATGTAGAAATCATAGCCATGAAGGTGAATTGGATGATTCTCTGCAGTGACAATACTTGTATCCTGCAACACAATCTGCACTCTTGATCCAAACTTCAACTTATAAGCTTTAGTCCCCGGAACAGGTTGCCACAAAGAACGACTCACGTTTCCGGTGTAATCGAATTTCACCGGAGGCTTAGCAGGAAAATCAGTGGTGAAAACACCTGGGATTCCAAAGTAATGAGCCTGCAAAATGGATAAATTATTTGGAAGAGTAAAAGAGACATTGTTCATGCTTGCAGTGAAGCGTGAACCATTAAGACCCTGACATCTTCTTTTTCTGAAATTTTTTGGGCACTTGTTGAGTCCTAAACCAATTGTAAAAAATAGATTTTCGTCAATTTCATTGGGGACTTCAACTTTTTTGAGGCTTTTAAAGCTTTTGCTGAATTTAGTAactgtgttggtgtcattgaaAGAAGGGAGTGAAGGCATGATTGGTttagttttgattgaattgtgaTATTGGAGAATAGCAGTGGTTGTGGTGTTATCAAACGCTGCGTTTTGAGCTGATTGATAAGCAGATGCTGCTATGTAGTAACGAGAAATCGGTTGGTTTGCGGTTATTAAGACATCAGTGGTTTGGCCTGGTCCTAACATAAGGACATTGGTTGTGAATGGTTTAAGGTAAGAGGCATCAGCACCAACTACAGTTAGTTTGTGGTTAGCGATTTTGAAGAAAAGTGGTTGGTTCAGTGCTGCGTTGATTACTCGAATGAGGTTTGTTTCGCCGTAACGTATCGGAACAATTGTTGTACCTGCATTTTTAATCATGTCAGTATATTctactttatatttatcataattgattcatatatatatcaatgtttAATAAAGTATCTTTTTTGTGACAATTTTTGCTTTGATTTTACCATAATCTAAAAAACTTTTGATTGGGTTGATACTCCAATTGATTTTGGAGATAAAATTTCCACCGAAAAAATGAGTTTAGCAATAcacttataaaaatatactaattt from Cicer arietinum cultivar CDC Frontier isolate Library 1 chromosome 5, Cicar.CDCFrontier_v2.0, whole genome shotgun sequence carries:
- the LOC101510712 gene encoding laccase-12-like; amino-acid sequence: MEGMKKIMTKAKCSFIFIAISVLLSSALSLANAKTHNHEFVVEATPVKRLCKTHNTITVNGQYPGPTLEINNGDSLVIKVTNKARYNVTIHWHGIRQMRTGWADGPEFITQCPIRPGGSYTYRFTVEGQEGTLWWHAHSSWLRATVYGALIIRPREGETYPFPKPNRETPILLGEWWDRNPIDVVRQAQRTGAAPNVSDAYTINGQPGDLYKCSTKGTTIVPIRYGETNLIRVINAALNQPLFFKIANHKLTVVGADASYLKPFTTNVLMLGPGQTTDVLITANQPISRYYIAASAYQSAQNAAFDNTTTTAILQYHNSIKTKPIMPSLPSFNDTNTVTKFSKSFKSLKKVEVPNEIDENLFFTIGLGLNKCPKNFRKRRCQGLNGSRFTASMNNVSFTLPNNLSILQAHYFGIPGVFTTDFPAKPPVKFDYTGNVSRSLWQPVPGTKAYKLKFGSRVQIVLQDTSIVTAENHPIHLHGYDFYIVAQGFGNFDSKKDTAKFNLVDPPMRNTVAVPVNGWSVIRFVADNPGAWIMHCHLDVHINWGLATVLLVEDGVGKYQSIEPPPLDLPRC